One stretch of Bacteroidales bacterium DNA includes these proteins:
- a CDS encoding KUP/HAK/KT family potassium transporter, translating to MKESEHHIDIKKVSFAGLLVTLGIVFGDIGTSPLYTVKAILLGGEENFSELLVYGALSCVFWTLTLQTTVKYILITLRADNKGEGGIFALFALIRKKTTWAAILTMIGGAALLADGVITPAITVTSSIEGLKLFNPEIPVIPIVLIIFGVIFFLQQFGTNFMGVSFGPIMVLWFLMLAILGFSQVILFPDILRALNPVFAVRFLGEFPGGFILLGAVFLCTTGAEALYSDLGHCGKGNIRISWIFVKTTLILSYFGQGAWVMMNYVPGSEVNPFFAIMPRWFLLAGIIISTLASIIASQALISGSFTLLSEAVSLNFWPKIRILNPTFVRGQVYLPFVNWSLWFMCSLVVIFFKESANMEAAYGLAITITMIMTTLLLSYYLYQTGIHYSLVIFMSIVFLTIETSFLVANLHKFRYGGWFTLMLASLYFLIMFGWYFGRKIKNRRITFSNIADYIEMFKDLKKDLSVPKVATNLVYIIKANRIEQIESKIIYSIFNKRPKRADTYWLLHIDRVDEPNRFDYKVTHIIPGVLIRIDFHLGFKVDPKINLYFKEVLEDMVNAGEIKLESSYDSLRKHGFPGDFKFVLINRIMPRDFELTNTENFILMLQRIAGNLSISDVRSFNLDSSNTVVEQVPIEFKQRIERRINRKK from the coding sequence ATGAAAGAATCGGAACACCATATTGATATTAAGAAGGTCTCTTTTGCGGGTCTCCTTGTAACACTTGGTATTGTCTTCGGCGATATAGGTACAAGTCCGCTTTATACGGTAAAAGCAATTCTTCTGGGCGGAGAAGAAAATTTCAGTGAACTTCTTGTCTATGGTGCTCTTTCATGTGTATTCTGGACCCTTACGCTTCAGACCACTGTTAAATATATTCTTATTACCCTTCGCGCCGACAACAAGGGCGAAGGCGGCATTTTTGCCCTTTTTGCCCTTATTAGAAAGAAAACAACCTGGGCTGCTATCCTGACTATGATAGGAGGGGCCGCTTTGCTGGCTGATGGTGTTATAACTCCGGCTATCACAGTAACTTCATCAATTGAAGGGTTGAAACTTTTTAATCCCGAAATTCCTGTAATTCCGATAGTCCTCATCATTTTTGGCGTGATATTCTTTCTTCAGCAATTCGGTACGAATTTTATGGGTGTATCATTCGGCCCAATTATGGTTTTATGGTTTCTGATGCTTGCTATACTCGGTTTTTCGCAGGTAATACTTTTTCCTGATATACTGAGAGCTCTCAACCCCGTCTTCGCTGTAAGATTTCTGGGTGAGTTCCCTGGAGGATTTATCCTTCTTGGAGCTGTCTTTCTTTGTACAACAGGAGCGGAAGCCCTCTACTCCGACCTTGGGCACTGCGGAAAAGGAAATATCCGGATCTCGTGGATTTTCGTAAAGACAACCCTGATTTTAAGTTATTTCGGACAGGGAGCCTGGGTGATGATGAATTATGTTCCCGGATCGGAAGTTAATCCTTTCTTTGCCATAATGCCGCGGTGGTTCCTTTTAGCTGGCATCATAATCTCAACGCTGGCTTCAATAATTGCCAGCCAGGCCCTTATTAGCGGCTCATTCACACTCCTTAGTGAGGCGGTATCCCTTAATTTCTGGCCGAAAATAAGAATACTGAATCCTACATTTGTCAGGGGACAGGTCTATCTACCGTTTGTCAACTGGTCATTGTGGTTTATGTGCAGTCTTGTTGTGATCTTCTTTAAGGAATCGGCAAATATGGAAGCGGCATACGGACTGGCAATAACCATTACGATGATTATGACGACTTTATTGCTTTCATACTATTTATATCAGACCGGAATTCATTATAGCCTGGTTATATTCATGTCGATTGTTTTCCTTACAATTGAGACCAGTTTTCTTGTAGCCAACCTTCATAAATTCAGGTATGGAGGCTGGTTCACACTGATGCTCGCTTCTCTCTATTTCCTGATTATGTTTGGCTGGTATTTTGGAAGGAAAATAAAAAACAGACGTATAACATTCTCAAACATTGCAGATTATATTGAAATGTTTAAGGATCTGAAAAAGGATTTATCTGTTCCCAAAGTAGCCACTAACCTGGTTTATATAATTAAGGCGAACAGGATAGAACAGATTGAATCAAAAATTATCTATTCAATTTTTAATAAACGCCCAAAACGTGCTGATACCTACTGGTTGCTGCATATCGACAGGGTGGATGAACCAAACCGCTTTGATTATAAAGTAACACATATTATTCCGGGAGTACTTATCAGAATTGATTTTCATCTGGGTTTCAAGGTTGATCCAAAAATTAACCTCTATTTTAAGGAAGTCCTTGAGGATATGGTGAATGCAGGAGAGATAAAGCTTGAAAGCAGTTATGATTCGCTGAGAAAACATGGATTCCCCGGTGATTTTAAATTTGTTCTGATTAACCGGATTATGCCCCGCGATTTTGAACTTACCAACACAGAAAACTTTATTCTGATGCTGCAGCGAATAGCAGGTAATCTTAGCATTTCAGATGTCAGGTCATTTAACCTCGACTCTTCCAATACTGTTGTTGAACAGGTGCCGATTGAATTCAAACAGAGGATCGAGAGACGTATTAACCGCAAAAAATAA
- a CDS encoding KUP/HAK/KT family potassium transporter, translated as MDTTGKHLDIKKLSFAGVLVTLGIVFGDLGTSPLYVMKAIVRGGSEFNELLVFGSLSLIFWTLTLQTTTKYIIIALRADNNGEGGILALFALIRKKSSWAALLTMIGAAALLADGVITPAITVTSSIEGLRLLNPEIPVVLIVLLIFAVLFFIQQFGTNLVGSSFGPIMVLWFLMLGILGFSQLVLHPEILQALSPVYAISFLREYPGGFILLGAVFLCTTGAEALYADLGHCGRKNIQVSWIFVKVSLMINYLGQGAWLMVNGAPEAGTNPFYAIMPKWFLLPGILIATAASIIASQAIISGSFTIVKEAVSLNFWPKVRVLNPTFVRGQVYLPFVNWYLWLSCSLVVIFFRASANMEAAYGLAITITEMMTTCLLTYYLFVKGVNHRIVLLVFMGFLTIESSFLIANLHKFNDGGWFTILLASFFFTIMYGWYFGRKLKNRYVTFTNLEKYIQLFKELSKDDSVPKTATNLVYIIRANRIDQVESKVIFSIFRKQPKRADTYWFLHVDKVDEPDRFDYQVTQLIPGVLIRVDFHIGFKVEPKINLYFREVLEDLTASGEIKLESSFDSLRKHSLPADFIYVLIDRVMPRDFKLSSIENFTLTLHGLSRLFCISDVKALQLDACNTIEEQVPITIDQPLDIRIKRIE; from the coding sequence ATGGATACAACCGGTAAGCATCTGGATATTAAGAAACTCTCTTTTGCAGGCGTACTGGTTACTCTTGGAATAGTATTCGGTGATCTTGGCACGAGTCCCCTTTATGTAATGAAGGCGATTGTGCGTGGAGGTTCAGAATTCAACGAACTTCTTGTTTTCGGTTCTCTTTCCCTGATATTCTGGACACTAACTCTTCAGACAACAACAAAATATATAATTATTGCTCTCAGAGCCGATAATAATGGCGAAGGCGGTATTCTGGCACTGTTTGCCCTTATAAGGAAAAAATCCTCCTGGGCTGCCCTGCTTACAATGATTGGGGCCGCTGCCCTGCTTGCCGATGGTGTTATTACACCAGCTATTACTGTTACTTCTTCAATTGAGGGATTGCGACTGCTAAATCCGGAGATTCCTGTAGTCCTTATCGTTTTGTTGATTTTTGCAGTACTATTCTTTATTCAACAGTTCGGTACTAACCTGGTTGGCAGCTCATTTGGTCCGATAATGGTACTCTGGTTCCTTATGCTTGGTATTCTGGGGTTCTCACAGTTGGTACTTCATCCTGAGATCTTACAGGCCCTAAGTCCTGTTTATGCAATCAGTTTCTTAAGAGAGTATCCGGGTGGTTTTATATTACTTGGTGCAGTTTTTCTCTGTACAACCGGTGCAGAGGCTCTTTATGCCGACCTTGGACATTGCGGAAGAAAAAATATACAGGTATCATGGATATTTGTAAAGGTATCCCTGATGATAAACTATCTTGGTCAGGGCGCATGGCTGATGGTTAACGGTGCACCGGAAGCGGGCACTAATCCATTTTACGCCATTATGCCAAAATGGTTCCTGCTTCCGGGTATTCTTATTGCAACGGCAGCTTCTATTATTGCAAGTCAGGCAATCATAAGCGGTTCATTTACAATTGTTAAGGAGGCCGTTTCTCTTAATTTCTGGCCTAAAGTAAGAGTCCTTAATCCGACATTTGTCAGAGGCCAGGTCTATCTTCCTTTTGTAAACTGGTACCTATGGCTTTCCTGCAGTCTCGTTGTTATTTTCTTCAGAGCATCGGCGAACATGGAAGCTGCTTATGGTCTGGCAATTACGATAACAGAGATGATGACCACCTGCCTTCTTACGTACTATCTGTTTGTGAAAGGAGTAAATCACAGGATCGTATTACTTGTGTTCATGGGATTCCTTACAATAGAAAGCAGTTTCCTTATTGCCAACCTTCACAAATTCAACGATGGCGGCTGGTTTACCATCCTTCTTGCTTCATTTTTCTTTACAATAATGTATGGGTGGTATTTCGGAAGAAAGCTAAAGAACAGATATGTTACTTTTACAAATCTTGAGAAATACATTCAGTTGTTTAAAGAGTTATCGAAGGATGATTCTGTTCCAAAAACTGCCACAAACCTTGTTTATATTATAAGGGCGAACAGGATCGATCAGGTCGAATCAAAAGTAATCTTTTCCATATTCAGGAAACAGCCGAAACGTGCTGATACATACTGGTTTTTACATGTTGATAAGGTAGATGAGCCCGACAGGTTTGATTATCAGGTTACTCAGTTAATACCCGGTGTTCTGATCAGAGTCGATTTCCACATAGGATTTAAAGTAGAACCCAAGATAAATCTCTATTTCAGGGAGGTGCTTGAAGATCTGACAGCATCAGGTGAAATAAAGCTCGAGAGCAGTTTTGATTCGCTCAGAAAACACTCTCTTCCTGCAGATTTTATTTATGTTCTGATTGACAGGGTAATGCCACGTGACTTTAAACTCTCGAGTATAGAGAATTTCACTCTTACATTACACGGATTGTCCAGATTATTCTGCATCTCCGATGTTAAAGCTCTTCAGCTCGATGCATGTAACACGATTGAAGAACAGGTCCCGATAACAATTGATCAGCCTTTAGACATTAGGATCAAACGAATTGAGTAG
- a CDS encoding DUF3810 domain-containing protein, whose translation MEKNKKNLRKILVDFLPVLIAVLVFISTRIAARNPGFVEKYYSDGIYPFVAVALSSFSSIFSLSVWDLFWAAAILLLITGIFLTIFRKIKPGIFFLRFIQIVSVLYVWLYISWGYNYFRPDIHTRLGWKAPNTDEAEFRTVFDTIISRANANYMKFDSSGFSVIDSLVELSYKKNSINLGINYPNGSRRNKKMVFNSIMDKSGVFGYYGPFFSEIHLTSNGLPFDYPAALAHEKAHQFGVTNEAEANLFSFVICTTSEDKRLLYSGYMIFLAYFINDASQLSDYHTYLKKIDKRVMDDLYYRKDYYNSLQNKTMDKVQSVAYDAYLKTNNIKAGIKNYNQVVALVISWFNNQEQVPLKN comes from the coding sequence ATGGAGAAAAACAAAAAAAATCTAAGGAAGATTTTGGTTGATTTTTTGCCGGTTCTTATTGCAGTCCTGGTTTTTATCAGCACCAGGATAGCTGCCAGAAATCCCGGGTTTGTAGAGAAGTATTATTCGGATGGAATATACCCGTTTGTGGCTGTGGCACTCTCATCATTCAGTTCGATATTCAGTTTGTCGGTATGGGATCTCTTCTGGGCAGCAGCAATATTACTTTTAATAACAGGAATATTTCTTACAATATTCAGGAAAATAAAACCCGGAATATTCTTTTTGAGATTTATCCAGATAGTATCTGTTTTATATGTATGGCTTTATATATCATGGGGTTATAATTATTTCAGACCCGATATTCACACCCGGTTAGGCTGGAAAGCTCCAAATACAGACGAAGCAGAGTTCAGAACGGTATTCGATACTATTATCTCAAGGGCTAATGCAAATTACATGAAATTTGATTCATCCGGGTTTTCCGTTATCGATTCGCTTGTGGAATTATCATATAAAAAGAACAGCATCAATCTGGGAATAAATTATCCAAACGGATCAAGAAGAAACAAGAAAATGGTTTTCAATTCAATAATGGATAAATCGGGAGTTTTCGGTTATTACGGACCATTCTTCAGTGAAATACATCTTACTTCAAACGGACTCCCGTTTGATTATCCGGCTGCCCTGGCGCACGAGAAGGCGCACCAGTTCGGTGTAACAAATGAAGCCGAAGCTAACCTGTTCTCATTTGTTATCTGTACAACCTCCGAAGATAAGAGACTGCTCTATTCTGGTTATATGATATTTCTTGCATATTTTATTAATGATGCTTCGCAACTCAGCGATTATCATACTTATCTTAAAAAGATAGATAAGCGTGTAATGGATGATTTATATTACAGGAAGGACTATTATAACAGTCTTCAGAATAAGACAATGGACAAGGTACAGTCAGTAGCTTACGATGCTTACCTGAAAACAAACAATATTAAGGCGGGAATTAAAAATTATAATCAGGTTGTAGCACTGGTAATAAGTTGGTTTAATAATCAGGAACAGGTTCCACTTAAGAATTAG
- a CDS encoding CapA family protein, producing the protein MNMLYKSGYMMFITILFSSVCISASAQELTTKPEKITFMFAGDIMGHDEQIWSAENRETRTFNYDDVFRYISPVISKADIAVANLEVTLAGKPYKGYPQFSSPAELAVACRNAGFDCLVTANNHAADRGKQGIISTINKLDSIGMPHTGTFLNRISRDTLSPLMIHRNGVSAAVLSYTFSTNGIKVPEPVVVNMLDKEIITNDIKKAKNKEPDIVVLFLHWGTEYDTVPSKNQSDLAATLLSAGADLVIGSHPHVLQKMVWLKDQLSGKDGIVVYSLGNFVSNQRKPKTDGGSIVSIEFTRDNESYKISNAGYYLTWVYTPIENYRKKFFILPCSEFESNFAFFKTPADWLQMKKFQNESRKLLNEQNLGIKEYIYNGGTWLLNN; encoded by the coding sequence ATGAACATGTTATACAAATCTGGATACATGATGTTCATCACAATACTATTTTCTTCTGTCTGTATTTCAGCATCAGCACAGGAGCTGACGACTAAACCAGAAAAAATCACCTTTATGTTTGCCGGCGATATTATGGGCCATGATGAGCAGATCTGGTCGGCTGAGAACAGGGAGACACGCACCTTTAATTATGATGATGTTTTCAGATACATCAGTCCGGTTATAAGCAAAGCTGATATAGCTGTTGCAAACCTTGAGGTAACCCTGGCCGGAAAGCCATACAAAGGATACCCGCAGTTCAGCTCCCCTGCAGAGCTGGCAGTTGCCTGCCGTAATGCCGGATTTGATTGTCTTGTTACCGCCAATAACCATGCGGCTGACAGGGGTAAACAGGGCATAATCAGTACCATAAACAAACTGGATAGTATTGGAATGCCGCATACCGGTACATTTCTGAACAGGATCAGCCGCGATACGCTATCGCCTCTGATGATTCATCGAAATGGGGTTTCCGCGGCGGTTCTGAGTTATACTTTCAGTACAAACGGGATAAAAGTGCCGGAACCTGTTGTTGTAAATATGCTTGATAAAGAAATAATTACAAATGATATTAAAAAAGCCAAAAACAAAGAACCCGATATAGTTGTTCTTTTCCTGCACTGGGGTACCGAATATGACACTGTACCCTCGAAGAACCAGAGTGATCTTGCTGCAACTTTACTTTCTGCCGGAGCTGATCTTGTAATCGGATCACATCCTCATGTGCTTCAGAAAATGGTCTGGCTGAAAGACCAGTTATCAGGTAAAGACGGGATTGTGGTGTATTCTCTTGGTAATTTTGTTTCAAATCAGCGTAAACCTAAGACTGACGGAGGATCGATTGTAAGCATTGAATTTACCAGGGATAATGAATCTTATAAGATCTCAAATGCAGGGTATTATCTGACCTGGGTATATACTCCTATTGAAAATTACAGAAAGAAATTCTTCATACTTCCCTGCTCTGAGTTTGAAAGTAATTTTGCATTCTTTAAAACTCCGGCTGACTGGCTCCAGATGAAAAAATTCCAGAATGAATCAAGAAAACTCCTGAACGAACAAAACCTGGGAATTAAAGAGTATATTTACAATGGAGGAACCTGGCTGTTAAATAATTAA
- a CDS encoding sulfite exporter TauE/SafE family protein, with translation MNDSIVLLSATAISLGFVHTILGPDHYLPFILLSQAKKWTLRKTMIITFLCGLGHVLSSVVLGLVGIAVGISVTKLVSVESFRGNIAAWLFIAFGLVYMIISIRNLMRKKKHTHTHFHIDGEKHVHEHDHNNEHTHIHQEDPVKTTPWILFLIFVFGPCEPLIPILMYPAAENNIQGAVIVSVLFSVVTIGTMMSVVLAFKLGLSKINLKPVEKYSHLIAGAMILFSGLAIQFLGL, from the coding sequence ATGAATGATTCGATAGTACTTCTTTCAGCAACTGCAATATCACTGGGATTTGTTCATACAATCCTCGGTCCTGATCATTATCTCCCATTTATCCTGCTTAGCCAGGCTAAAAAATGGACCCTCAGAAAAACGATGATAATAACATTCCTGTGCGGACTTGGTCATGTATTGAGTTCTGTTGTACTTGGCCTGGTAGGCATCGCTGTAGGAATATCTGTAACAAAACTGGTATCTGTAGAATCTTTCAGGGGAAATATAGCGGCATGGCTTTTTATCGCATTCGGACTTGTTTACATGATTATCAGTATCAGAAACCTGATGAGGAAAAAGAAACATACCCACACCCATTTTCATATCGATGGAGAAAAGCACGTTCATGAACACGATCATAATAACGAACATACTCATATTCACCAGGAAGATCCTGTCAAAACCACACCATGGATCCTTTTTCTAATCTTTGTTTTCGGTCCATGCGAACCGCTGATTCCCATTCTTATGTATCCGGCAGCAGAAAACAATATTCAGGGTGCTGTAATTGTTTCAGTACTTTTCTCAGTTGTTACAATAGGCACAATGATGTCGGTAGTGCTTGCCTTTAAACTGGGCCTGAGCAAGATCAATCTTAAACCTGTTGAGAAATACAGTCACCTTATTGCAGGTGCAATGATATTGTTTTCAGGTCTGGCGATACAATTTCTGGGACTATAA
- a CDS encoding cyclic nucleotide-binding domain-containing protein, with product MTGIIELDAFLFGIISAVSLPLGAMLALKWSPKPRVLASMMAIGAGALLAALTIDLVAVSVDKGHFYPLAVGMITGGLFFVFLNKIVNSKGGFLRKTATILTHITKKQNTRQKQLFKQLSNVKFFHNLTPEQAQLIIPYLHRYKYRQGKVMVHEGDPGDLFFIIENGSAIVMDDNTNSVVTILSANDTYGIVELMTNISHNYNVVVKEDMHAWVINKESLDRIIALNPMLAREIKSLVTEKIHLLEITNTIPQEKAIAWYNGALEHFEEKKSAVTQSDVNEEVAEHGNPSMAIWMGIMLDGIPESIVIGSSLLLHPTMSLSLLAGLFLSNFPEALSSSVGMKKQKMSNMKIIMMWTSIMIVTGLGAFFGNVFFENVSPSVFALVDGMAAGAMLTMIAETMLPEAFHIGGTVTGLSALAGFLATLLFKVI from the coding sequence ATGACTGGAATTATTGAGCTTGATGCCTTCCTGTTCGGCATAATAAGTGCAGTATCTCTGCCTCTGGGTGCAATGCTCGCATTAAAATGGAGTCCTAAGCCAAGAGTCCTGGCATCAATGATGGCAATCGGAGCCGGAGCTCTGCTGGCAGCTCTGACAATTGACCTGGTAGCTGTTTCTGTTGATAAGGGACACTTTTATCCGCTTGCAGTGGGTATGATCACGGGAGGATTATTTTTTGTTTTTCTGAATAAGATTGTAAACAGCAAGGGCGGTTTTCTAAGGAAGACAGCCACAATTCTTACTCACATTACTAAAAAACAGAATACACGCCAGAAACAACTTTTCAAACAGCTCAGTAATGTGAAGTTTTTTCATAACCTGACTCCTGAACAGGCTCAGCTCATAATTCCCTATCTGCACCGGTACAAGTACAGACAGGGCAAGGTGATGGTACATGAAGGTGATCCGGGTGACCTTTTCTTTATAATTGAAAACGGATCTGCAATTGTAATGGATGACAACACTAATTCTGTCGTTACAATTCTTTCGGCAAATGACACCTATGGGATAGTGGAATTAATGACCAACATATCACATAACTATAATGTCGTGGTAAAGGAAGATATGCATGCCTGGGTAATTAACAAAGAATCTCTCGACAGAATCATCGCGCTCAATCCCATGCTTGCCAGGGAGATTAAATCACTGGTGACTGAAAAGATACATCTGCTTGAGATTACAAATACAATACCCCAGGAGAAAGCTATCGCCTGGTATAATGGCGCTCTGGAACATTTTGAAGAAAAGAAATCTGCAGTAACACAGTCTGATGTCAACGAAGAAGTTGCCGAACATGGTAATCCTTCGATGGCCATATGGATGGGTATCATGCTCGATGGTATCCCCGAATCAATAGTAATCGGTTCAAGTCTTCTCCTCCATCCTACCATGAGCCTGTCACTTCTGGCAGGTCTGTTTCTATCAAACTTCCCTGAAGCATTATCGAGCTCGGTTGGAATGAAAAAGCAGAAGATGTCAAACATGAAGATCATTATGATGTGGACATCAATTATGATTGTAACAGGTTTGGGAGCATTTTTCGGTAACGTCTTTTTTGAGAATGTATCACCCTCCGTATTCGCACTTGTTGACGGGATGGCTGCAGGCGCTATGCTAACAATGATAGCAGAGACTATGCTTCCGGAGGCATTTCATATCGGTGGAACAGTTACAGGTCTTTCCGCACTTGCAGGATTTCTTGCAACATTGTTATTCAAGGTAATCTGA
- a CDS encoding DUF4290 domain-containing protein: MNYDYNTQRKRMALPEYGRNVQKMVDHIKTIEDRDERNRAAKTIIQIMGNLNTHLRDVGDFKHKLWDHLALIANFELDIDSPYPVPEPEKFVEKPSQVPYKQKDIRFLHYGRIIELMIDAAADMADGEEKEYFTTLIVNQMKKSYITWNRGQVADEVIINDMKLLSRGRLKMTEGVRILEIRELIPPVKRKPTGNKPHGKQQNKPYNKKKGYSRH, from the coding sequence ATGAATTACGATTATAATACACAAAGGAAAAGGATGGCATTGCCTGAGTACGGAAGGAATGTCCAGAAGATGGTTGACCATATCAAGACAATTGAAGACAGGGATGAAAGGAACCGTGCTGCCAAAACGATCATCCAGATCATGGGTAACCTCAATACTCACCTTCGCGATGTTGGCGATTTCAAGCATAAGCTCTGGGATCATCTCGCACTGATTGCCAATTTTGAACTTGACATAGATTCTCCTTATCCTGTTCCTGAACCGGAGAAATTTGTTGAAAAACCAAGTCAGGTACCATATAAACAGAAAGATATCAGGTTTCTTCACTATGGCCGCATTATCGAACTGATGATCGATGCTGCAGCTGACATGGCTGACGGGGAAGAAAAAGAATACTTTACCACTCTGATAGTCAATCAGATGAAGAAATCTTACATAACATGGAACAGGGGTCAGGTTGCCGATGAAGTGATTATTAATGATATGAAATTATTATCGCGCGGAAGGCTGAAGATGACAGAGGGTGTAAGGATTCTTGAAATCAGGGAGCTGATACCTCCTGTCAAAAGAAAGCCTACCGGCAACAAGCCTCACGGAAAACAGCAGAATAAACCTTACAATAAGAAAAAAGGATATAGCAGGCATTAA
- the murA gene encoding UDP-N-acetylglucosamine 1-carboxyvinyltransferase: MGTFIVHGGHPLHGEITPQGAKNEALQVICAVLLTSGKITIKNIPDIVDVNKLIELIGSMGVKVNRESDSICSFEAIDVNLDYLQTSEFRAQSSSLRGSLMIVGPLLARYGKAFIPKPGGDKIGRRRVDTHFIGFQKLGAKFEFDSADPFFKVEAPSLTGTYMHLDEASVTGTANIIMAAVLAQGRTTIYNAACEPYIQQLCRMLVSMGARIEGIGSNLLYIDGVTSLTGCTHTILPDMIEIGSFIGLAAMTSSEITIKDTSYDSLGIIPDAFRRLGIKVERRGDDIFIPHQDHYEIETFIDGSIMTIADAIWPGLTPDLLSVFLVTATQAKGAVLIHQKMFESRLFFVDKLIDMGAQIILCDPHRATVIGQDKRFRLKGTVMSSPDIRAGVALLIAALSADGKSTIHNIEQIDRGYQNIDKRLNALGADIQRI; encoded by the coding sequence ATGGGTACTTTTATTGTACACGGCGGACATCCCCTTCATGGAGAGATTACTCCACAAGGTGCAAAAAATGAAGCGTTGCAGGTGATATGTGCTGTTCTGCTGACATCCGGAAAAATAACAATTAAAAATATTCCCGATATCGTTGATGTCAATAAACTTATTGAACTGATAGGTTCTATGGGTGTAAAAGTCAACAGGGAATCAGATTCCATCTGCAGTTTTGAAGCAATAGATGTGAACCTCGACTATCTGCAGACCAGTGAATTCAGGGCGCAGAGCTCCAGCCTGAGAGGATCATTAATGATAGTGGGTCCGCTACTGGCCCGGTACGGAAAAGCCTTCATTCCAAAACCCGGCGGTGATAAGATCGGACGAAGAAGAGTAGACACCCATTTTATTGGTTTCCAGAAACTTGGGGCGAAATTTGAATTTGATTCAGCTGATCCGTTCTTTAAGGTTGAAGCTCCTTCTTTAACCGGGACTTACATGCATCTCGATGAAGCATCCGTGACGGGTACTGCCAACATAATTATGGCTGCAGTTCTGGCACAGGGACGCACCACCATTTACAATGCTGCCTGCGAACCTTATATTCAGCAGTTATGCAGAATGCTTGTTTCTATGGGTGCCAGGATTGAAGGAATAGGTTCAAACCTTCTTTATATTGACGGAGTTACAAGTCTTACCGGCTGCACTCATACCATTCTTCCCGATATGATTGAGATAGGATCATTTATCGGTCTGGCAGCAATGACATCTTCGGAAATTACGATTAAGGATACATCATATGATAGTCTGGGTATTATACCCGACGCATTCCGCAGGCTTGGAATAAAAGTTGAAAGAAGAGGTGATGATATATTCATTCCTCACCAGGATCATTATGAGATTGAAACGTTTATCGACGGATCGATAATGACTATTGCTGATGCTATATGGCCCGGACTAACTCCCGACCTTCTGAGCGTATTCCTTGTAACAGCAACACAGGCAAAAGGGGCTGTGCTTATACATCAGAAAATGTTTGAAAGCCGCCTCTTTTTTGTCGATAAACTGATTGATATGGGGGCTCAGATAATTCTTTGCGACCCTCACCGGGCAACTGTGATTGGTCAGGATAAGAGATTCCGTCTTAAAGGCACAGTAATGTCATCGCCTGATATAAGAGCCGGGGTAGCACTTCTTATTGCAGCACTTTCCGCTGACGGAAAAAGCACAATTCACAATATCGAACAGATCGACAGAGGCTACCAGAATATCGACAAGCGGCTTAATGCACTGGGGGCGGATATCCAAAGAATCTGA
- a CDS encoding nucleotide exchange factor GrpE — protein sequence MMKRKTHEKEEIKDNTGHKTTDNKDNTENKETQSSSETSKTPTNGETGATSGADKVIAEVRAVEEKLAEMQDKYIRLSAEFDNYRKRTLREKMDLSKYAEENLLLKIIPLMDDFERAKQHMDSDSDITAVKNGIDIIYTKFGEFLKQNGIKEIESLNGNFNVDLHEAVAKVHVEDKDKKGKVVDVVLKGYYLQDKVLRFSKVVVGE from the coding sequence ATGATGAAAAGAAAGACACACGAGAAGGAAGAAATTAAAGACAACACCGGTCATAAAACAACTGATAATAAAGACAATACAGAAAACAAGGAGACTCAGTCATCATCTGAAACTTCAAAAACACCAACAAATGGTGAGACGGGTGCCACTTCAGGTGCTGACAAAGTGATAGCTGAAGTCAGGGCTGTTGAAGAAAAACTGGCAGAGATGCAGGATAAATATATCAGGCTGTCGGCTGAATTTGATAATTACAGAAAAAGAACACTTCGCGAGAAGATGGATTTATCGAAATATGCTGAAGAAAACCTTCTTCTTAAGATAATTCCTTTAATGGATGATTTTGAGAGAGCTAAGCAGCATATGGATTCAGATTCAGATATAACTGCCGTAAAAAACGGAATAGATATCATCTACACCAAGTTCGGTGAATTCCTGAAACAGAACGGGATTAAAGAGATTGAATCACTGAACGGAAACTTCAACGTTGACCTTCATGAAGCTGTAGCTAAGGTGCATGTTGAAGACAAAGACAAAAAAGGGAAAGTTGTGGATGTTGTTCTGAAAGGATACTACCTGCAGGACAAGGTTTTAAGATTTTCAAAGGTTGTAGTCGGAGAATAA